GGCCCGTCGGGTTCAGACGTGGTGGGGCGGCTTCTCGTCGAGGAAGCGCTTCAGGTCGGCGACACTGTCGCCCTCGGCGGACGGCCGCTCGCCCCAACCGCGGTCGGTGTCGTCCGAGGACTGCCGGTCCAGCGGGTCGTCGAAGATCAGCGCGGACTTCGGGTCGCGCGGCTCGGAGGCGGAAGGGGTGCTCATCCCTCCAGAGTACGGCCCCGGCACCCGCTCGGGTCAGGGCCCGGCCGCCGGCCTCGCACCCCGCGAGACCGCGGATTCCGCACAAGATTTTCCGCCGGTTGTCTGCTGTGCTGGTACCCATGACGTCCAGTACGCCCCCGTCGGCCTCTCCCCCGCCCTCCGGGAGCCCCGTCTCCCCGGCGCCCACCCGCTTGAAGCCGCTGCGCAGTCTGACCGCGCGCGGGAAGGGCGAGACGCATCGGGTCGCCTCGCCGCTCGAGCTCCTCTTCGACCTGTGCTTCGTCGTGGCCATCGCCCAGGCGGGCATCCAACTGGTGCACGCCGTGGCCGAGTCCCACGCGGGCGAGGGAATCCTCAACTACGCGATGGTCTTCTTCGCCATCTGGTGGGCCTGGATGAACTTCACCTGGTTCGCGTCGGCGTACGACAACGACGACGTCCTGTACCGGATCGTCACGCTGGTGCAGATCGCCGGGGTCCTGGTGCTGGCGGCGGGCATCTCGCGGGCGTTCGAGGACCACGAGTTCGTGGCCGTCTGGTTGGGCTACGCGATCATGAGGTTCGCGCTGAGCTCGCAGTGGCTGCGAGTCGCGTGGTCCGCCGAGGGCGCGGAGCGGACGATGGCGCTGCGGTACGCGGCGGGCGTGCTGATCTGCCAGATCGGCTGGCTGGGGCTGCTGATTCTGCCCGAGGGCGGCAGGGCGTGGCTGTTCCTGGTGATGGCGCCGCTGGAGATGTGCGTGCCGATCTATGCGGAGAAGGACCACCCGACGTCCTGGCATCCGCATCACATCGCCGAGCGCTACGGGCTGTTCACGATCATCGTGCTGGGCGAGGCGATCGCGGCGGCGACGGTCGCCGTGAAGTCCGGCATCGACGAGAACGACGCGCTGGGCGAGCTGCTGCCGATCGCGACGGGTGGGCTGTTGATCGTCTTCGCCGCCTGGTGGATCTACTTCGTGGTGCCCATCCATGGGCATCTGCGCTCCAGCAAGCAGGCGTTTCTGTGGGGCTACGGGCACTACGTCGTCTTCGCCTCGGCCGCCGCGATCGGGGCGGGTCTGGAGGTGGCGGTCGAGCAGGCGGTCGGCGAGGCCCATATCTCGACGCTCGCCGCGTCGGCCGCGGTCACCCTGCCGACGGCGCTGTACCTGCTGGCGGTCTGGGTCCTGCACGCACGCCACTTCAAGGTGGGCCTGGCCCAGCAGTTGGTGCTGCCCGTCGCCGCGCTGCTGGTGATCTGCTGCACCTTCCTCGGCGAGTGGGCGGTCCTCACGGCCGGCCTGGTGTCGGCGCTGGCGGTGGCGACCGGGACGACCTTGACGGCGCGCCTGGTCGCGCGGGAGTCACGGGAGAGCCCCGCGCGAGCTTCGAGCGCGGTGATGTGACGGGGCGTGACACCGCCACGCACGACGCGGGTCGGGCGAGACTGACCCCCATGACAGTTGACGCTCTGACGGACGTCGCCGGTGTACGCGTGGGACACGCCACGCGGACCGGCGACGGTTGGCTCACCGGCACCACGGTCGTCCTCGCGCCGGAGGGCGGTGCCGTGGCCGCCGTGGACGTACGCGGCGGTGGTCCCGGCACGAAGGAGACCGACGCCCTCGATCCACGCAATGTGGTGCAGCGGGTCGAGGCGATCGTGCTGACCGGCGGCAGCGCCTATGGGCTGGACGCGGCGTCCGGCGTGATGGCCTGGCTGGAGGAGCAGGGGCGCGGGGTTCTCGTCGGCACGGAGCCGACGCACGTCGTGCCGGTGGTGCCCGCCGCCTGCGTCTTCGACCTGGCGCGGGGCGGCGACTTCCGGGCCCGTCCTGACGCCGCCACCGGCCGGGCGGCCGTGGAGGCGGCCGCGGCGAGCGCTGTGGGGGCTCGGGTGCGGGAGGGATGCGTGGGCGCGGGGACGGGCGCCGCTGTCGGGCCGATGAAGGGCGGGGTCGGCAGCGCGAGCGTGCTTCTCGACTCGGGGATCACGGTGGCCGCGCTGGTGGTGGCCAACGCGGCGGGGTCGGTGACGGATCCGGAGACGGGCGTGCTGTACGGGGAGTTGTTCCAGGGGCGTGCGGAGTATCCAGAGGCCCGCGTGCATGAGAGCGCGCGCTGGCGTCTCGCCGAGATCACGGCGAAGAACGCGCCTCCCCTGCTCAACACCACGCTCGCGGTGGTCGCCACCGACGCGGACCTGACGAAGGCACAGGCGCAGAAGGTGGCGGGCACGGCGCACGACGGAATCGCGCGGGCCGTGCGTCCGGTGCATCTGCTCAACGACGGGGACACCGTCTTCACGCTGGCGACGGGCGCGCGCCCGCTCGACCCCGACCACCCGCTCGCTCTGAACGACATCCTCGCGGCGGGCGCGGAGGTGGTGACGCGCGCGATCGTACGGGCCGTGCGCGCCGCCGAGTCGGTGTCCGGGCCGGGCGGGGCGTGGCCGTCGTACGAGGAGTTGTACGGGGGCCGGTGACACCGCGGGCCGGGGAGGGCGATTGTCCCGGTTCCGTCACGTGATGGTGCCAACGGCGACCGGAGGGAACCCCACCGGCCGTGGGATCCCTCCTTCTCCACGTACCAGAGCGGATCACTCACATCACACGAAGCTGGAGCAGCCCGTGACAACGGCGGACATAGCAGTGCGGCGCGCGGTCGGAGCCTGTGCCGTCCTGGTGGTCGGTGCCCTGACCCTGACCGCCTGCGGGGGCAGCGCCAACGCCAAGGACAAGGACGGGGACGCCAAGGGCGGCGCAAGCAGCGTCAAGACGTCCACGGCGAAGATCGTCATCTCGGCGAAGGACGGTTCGGCGAGCGCGTCGATCAACGCGACCGGCGTGAAGGTGAGCGACGGCCGGCTCACCGAGGTGAAGATGACGGTGGCCGGCTCGGGGCAGGCCGTCGAGGGCTCTCTGTCGGCCGACGGCAGCAGCTGGAAGCCGAAGGATCAGCTGGAGCGCGGGACGAAGTACCAGATATCGGCGACCGCGAAGGATGCGAACGGCAAGACGGCCGCCGCCAACTCCATCTTCACCACCGTCTCTTCGGCCAACAGCTTCATAGGGACGTACACGCCGGACAACGGCACCACGGTCGGCGTCGGAATGCCGGTGTCGTTCACCTTCGACAAGACCATCAGCGACACGAAGGCCGTGCAGTCGCACATCACGGTCACCTCCAGCAGCGGCCAGCAGGTGGTCGGGCACTGGTTCGGGGCACAGCGGCTCGACTTCCGTCCCGAGGAGTACTGGAAGGCCGGCTCCAAGGTGACGATGAAGATCGACCTGGACGGGGTCGAGGGCGCCAACGGCGTGTACGGGGTGCAGAAGAAGACGGTGACCTTCACCATCGGGCGGTCGCAGGTGTCCACGGTCGACGTCAACACGCAGACCATGACGGTGATGCGGGACGGACAGACCCTGAAGACGGTTCCGATCTCGTCGGGCAGCCCGGAGCACACGACGTACAACGGGCAGATGGTGATCTCCGAGAAGTTCACGCAGACCCGCATGAACAGCCGGACGGTGGGCCTGGGCGGTGAGTACGACATCCCGGACGTGCCGCACGCGATGCGCCTGACGCAGTCCGGCACCTTCATCCACGGCAACTACTGGTACAACAGGGGCAATCCGCCCTTCGGTCGCACCGGCACCAGCCACGGCTGCGTGGGGCTCGCGGACGCACAGGGCGCGCAGGGTGACACGCCCGCCAAGTGGTTCTACGACGAGTCGCTGATCGGCGATGTGGTGATCGTCAAGAACTCCCCCGACAAGACGGTGTCTCCGGACAACGGGCTCAACGGGTGGAACATGTCCTGGTCCGAGTGGACCGCGGGGAGCACCGCCTGATCGCCGGAGATGCCCTCTGACCGGCGATTTCTGATGGGCCGTCGGGCCGTGCGGGAATTTTTCGTGCGGCCCTGACGTTTTCACGGCGTACGTTTTCTCGGTTCCCGGACATGATGTCCGACCGAGGGGCTACGGTATGCACCCACAAGGTGACATGCAGCAACGCCGGGAGAAACCTTGAGCGTTCCGTACGAGACGACAGCGTACGAACCAGCCGAGTCGCCCGAGTCTCCGGAGGAGCACCTCGCGCGACTGCTCGGTCGCGCCCTGAACTCGTTCGAGCTGCCCGACGAAGCCCTGCGGCGGCTCGACTGCGCACTCGCGCATGACAGCTCCCTGCACTCCGCGCACCACAGCGCGGGCCTGCACCGGGAGACGTACCGGCACACCTGGCTGCTGGCCGACGGCTGCGCGCTCACGCTGTGGGAGCTCGTGCACAACACCGCGCCGGGCAGCGAGCCGCAGCACGAGGTGTACGTCGACGAGGAGGAGCTGCGGGCCGCCACGGCCCGGCTGCCACTGCCGTCGGACACTCCGGACTTCGAACTGCCGGTGCTGGTGCAGCTGTCGCCGATCCCCGGGCCCCGGCACGTGTACGTGCCGGACGACTCTGCGGACCACGCGCGCAGACTGCTGCGCCGCGCGGAGAACCCCGACCGGCCGGACGCGGACACGGCCGCACTGCTGAAGTCGGCGTTCGCGCACCAGATCACCCAGGCTTTCGGGCGCCCCTGCCGCGCGGGCCGGATCGGACTGGGCTACTCGCTCTACGAGCACGCGTTCCTGCTGCGGGACGGCCGGGAGATCTCCCTGTGGGAGGTCGAGCACACGGCGACGCCCGACGGGCGGCACATGTGCGAGGTGTACGTGTCCGAGGCCGCGGCCCGGGACGCGATGGAACGCCGGGCGGCGCAGGTCTCCTGAGGCGTTCAGCGGCCCGACGAGCCGTCGGTCAGCGGCCCCCGCCGAGCTGTCGTACGAGGCCGGCGAAGGCGTCCCTCTCCGCGGGGGTCAGTTCGACGACCTCCCGGCCTGGACCGGACTGCTGTTGGCTCGGGAGCGCGGGGAGCACCGGCGGGGCGGGGAGCACGGTGCGTGCCTCGCTACCTGAGCGGCTGCGCCGCAGGATGCGGGTCACGAAGATCAGCCAGGCGATGGACGCCACGGCGAGGACCGTCAGGGCCGCCAGCTGAGGGAACGTGAGATGCACGGGCATACCGACCAGTAGACACCACGGTCCGGAACTTATGTCCCGGACCGTGACGTATCTCGCATGCCACCCAGATCACGCAGATCACTCAGACCGCGCGACAGGCCTGTTCGGTGCGGAGATCCATGAATCACCGCGGATGGTCACCAGTAGCCGCACCCTGCGGCAGGCAGCCGCGGTCGGAGCCGGCCGCGGCCGTCGCAGGCTAGGCGGCCACCGGCTGCTTCGCCTCCGCCGCCGTGGCAGCCGCGGATTCCTCCGTCGTGCCGGGCTCGACGGCGCCGGGGACCGGCTTGCGCAGGCCCTTGAGGACGATGACCGCGGCCGTCGTCACGCACACGCCCGCCGCGATGGCGACCAGGTACAGGAACGGGTTGCCGATCAGCGGGACCACGAAGATGCCTCCGTGCGGGGCGCGGAGCGTGGCGCCGAAGGCCATCGACAGGGCGCCGGTGACGGCGCCGCCCGCCATCGAGGCCGGGATGACGCGCAGCGGGTCGGCCGCGGCGAACGGGATCGCGCCCTCGGAGATGAAGGAGGCGCCCAGGACCCAGGCGGCCTTGCCGTTCTCGCGCTCGGTCGGGGTGAAGAGCTTCTTGCGGACGGTGGTCGCGAGCGCCATGCCCAGCGGCGGGACCATGCCCGCGGCCATCACGGCGGCCATGACCTTCATCGCGGAGTCGCTGGGGTCCTGGACGGCGATACCGGCCGTGGCGAAGGCGTACGCGACCTTGTTGACGGGGCCGCCGAGGTCGAAGCACATCATCAGGCCGAGCAGCACACCCAGCAGGACGGCGTTGGTGCCGGAGAGGCCGGACAGCCAGTCCGTCATGCCCTTCTGGGCCTCGGCGATGGGCTTGCCGACCACGACGAACATCAGGAAGCCGACGATCAGCGAGGAGATCAGCGGGATCACCACCACCGGCATGATGCCGCGCAGCACCGGCGG
The sequence above is a segment of the Streptomyces asoensis genome. Coding sequences within it:
- a CDS encoding L,D-transpeptidase, which codes for MTTADIAVRRAVGACAVLVVGALTLTACGGSANAKDKDGDAKGGASSVKTSTAKIVISAKDGSASASINATGVKVSDGRLTEVKMTVAGSGQAVEGSLSADGSSWKPKDQLERGTKYQISATAKDANGKTAAANSIFTTVSSANSFIGTYTPDNGTTVGVGMPVSFTFDKTISDTKAVQSHITVTSSSGQQVVGHWFGAQRLDFRPEEYWKAGSKVTMKIDLDGVEGANGVYGVQKKTVTFTIGRSQVSTVDVNTQTMTVMRDGQTLKTVPISSGSPEHTTYNGQMVISEKFTQTRMNSRTVGLGGEYDIPDVPHAMRLTQSGTFIHGNYWYNRGNPPFGRTGTSHGCVGLADAQGAQGDTPAKWFYDESLIGDVVIVKNSPDKTVSPDNGLNGWNMSWSEWTAGSTA
- a CDS encoding P1 family peptidase, translated to MTVDALTDVAGVRVGHATRTGDGWLTGTTVVLAPEGGAVAAVDVRGGGPGTKETDALDPRNVVQRVEAIVLTGGSAYGLDAASGVMAWLEEQGRGVLVGTEPTHVVPVVPAACVFDLARGGDFRARPDAATGRAAVEAAAASAVGARVREGCVGAGTGAAVGPMKGGVGSASVLLDSGITVAALVVANAAGSVTDPETGVLYGELFQGRAEYPEARVHESARWRLAEITAKNAPPLLNTTLAVVATDADLTKAQAQKVAGTAHDGIARAVRPVHLLNDGDTVFTLATGARPLDPDHPLALNDILAAGAEVVTRAIVRAVRAAESVSGPGGAWPSYEELYGGR
- a CDS encoding DUF6227 family protein codes for the protein MSVPYETTAYEPAESPESPEEHLARLLGRALNSFELPDEALRRLDCALAHDSSLHSAHHSAGLHRETYRHTWLLADGCALTLWELVHNTAPGSEPQHEVYVDEEELRAATARLPLPSDTPDFELPVLVQLSPIPGPRHVYVPDDSADHARRLLRRAENPDRPDADTAALLKSAFAHQITQAFGRPCRAGRIGLGYSLYEHAFLLRDGREISLWEVEHTATPDGRHMCEVYVSEAAARDAMERRAAQVS
- a CDS encoding low temperature requirement protein A; translation: MTSSTPPSASPPPSGSPVSPAPTRLKPLRSLTARGKGETHRVASPLELLFDLCFVVAIAQAGIQLVHAVAESHAGEGILNYAMVFFAIWWAWMNFTWFASAYDNDDVLYRIVTLVQIAGVLVLAAGISRAFEDHEFVAVWLGYAIMRFALSSQWLRVAWSAEGAERTMALRYAAGVLICQIGWLGLLILPEGGRAWLFLVMAPLEMCVPIYAEKDHPTSWHPHHIAERYGLFTIIVLGEAIAAATVAVKSGIDENDALGELLPIATGGLLIVFAAWWIYFVVPIHGHLRSSKQAFLWGYGHYVVFASAAAIGAGLEVAVEQAVGEAHISTLAASAAVTLPTALYLLAVWVLHARHFKVGLAQQLVLPVAALLVICCTFLGEWAVLTAGLVSALAVATGTTLTARLVARESRESPARASSAVM